The Eleginops maclovinus isolate JMC-PN-2008 ecotype Puerto Natales chromosome 24, JC_Emac_rtc_rv5, whole genome shotgun sequence genome contains a region encoding:
- the atp11a gene encoding phospholipid-transporting ATPase IH isoform X4 — protein MGMDFSSLRTLISRYCVGEENWVDSRTIYIGHKEPPPGTEAFLQQRFPDNRIVSSKYTFWNFVPKNMFEQFRRVANFYFLIIFLVQLIIDTPTSPITSGLPLFFVITVTAIKQGYEDWLRHKADNSVNQCPVHVVQHGKVVRKQSRKLRVGDVVFMKENETFPCDLILLSTSRDDGTCFVTTASLDGESSHKTYYAVQDTKAYNTEEEVDSIQATIECEQPQPDLYKFVGRINVYMDNEPMARPLGAENLLLRGATLKNTEHIYAVAIYTGMETKMALNYQSKTQKRSAVEKSMNAYLMVYLCILISKAVINTLLKYVWQADPNRDEPWYNNRTETERSRHIVIRAFTDFLAFMVLFNYIIPVSMYVTVEMQKFLGSYFIMWDDDMFDEELGERAVVNTSDLNEELGQVEYVFTDKTGTLTENNMEFIECCVDGHVYVADAICNGQVMPGATSMDMIDSSPGPGAREHEELFFRALCLCHTVQVKEEETVDGIKHGIHQGKATSFYISSSPDEVALVEGMKRLGFTYLRLKDSHMEILNREDEIERFELLEVLTFDSVRRRMSVIVRSSTGELFLFCKGADSSIFPRVISGKVAQVRARVEHNAVEGLRTLCVAYRPLSPEQYQEVCHVLNGAKLALHDRDKRLAEAYDSIEKDLILLGATAVEDRLQEKAADTIESLHKAGMKVWVLTGDKMETAAATCYASKLFHRNTQILELTTKRTEEQSLHDVLFELSRTVLRQHGGMARDTFSGLSGDCTDFGLIIDGATLSAVMRPAQEDSNSGNYKEIFLEICRNCSAVLCCRMAPLQKAQIVKLIKASEEHPITLAIGDGANDVSMILEAHVGIGIMGKEGRQAVRNSDYAIPKFKHLKKMLLVHGHYYYIRISELVQYFFYKNVCFIFPQFLYQFFCGFSQQPLFDTAYLTLYNISFTSLPILLYSLIEQHINMDILKKDPSLYRDIAKNSLLRWPIFIYWTFLGLYDAIVMFFGAYFLFDNTTFTSNGQLMTTNTQMMFGNWTFGTLVFTVLVFTVTFKLALDTHYWTWINHFVIWGSLVFFVVFSLLWGGIIWPFLNYQRMYYVFMQMLSSGPAWLSIILLITASLLPDVVKKVICRALWPTTTERIQHMRGIKESERTLTYHSSDSLIDGIAVTEA, from the exons ATGGGGATGGATTTCAGCAGTCTGCGGACCCTCATCAGCAGATAT TGTGTTGGTGAGGAGAACTGGGTGGACAGCAGGACAATTTACATCGGACACAAGGAGCCTCCTCCAGGAACAGAGGCCTTCCTTCAGCAGAGATTCCCCGACAACAGAATAGTCTCCTCCAAg TACACATTTTGGAACTTCGTCCCTAAGAATATGTTCGAGCAGTTCAGGAGAGTCGCCAACTTCTACTTTCTCATCATATTTCTGGTTCAG TTGATCATAGACACTCCCACCAGCCCCATCACCAGCGGGCTGCCGCTCTTCTTCGTCATCACAGTCACCGCCATAAAACAG GGTTACGAGGACTGGTTGAGACACAAAGCAGACAACTCCGTCAACCAGTGTCCTGTCCACGTGGTGCAGCACGGGAAGGTGGTCCGCAAACAAAGTCGCAAACTcagg gttggGGATGTCGTCTtcatgaaagaaaatgagacGTTTCCCTGTGACCTCATCCTCCTTTCCACGTCTCGAGATGACGGCACCTGCTTTGTTACGACAGCCAGTCTGGACGGGGAGAGTAGCCACAAG ACTTACTATGCAGTCCAGGACACCAAAGCCTacaacacagaggaggaggtggactCCATCCAGGCGACGATTGAATGTGAACAACCACAGCCAGACCTGTACAA ATTCGTGGGCCGCATCAACGTCTACATGGACAATGAGCCCATGGCCAG GCCGTTAGGAGCAGAGAACCTGCTGCTGCGAGGAGCCACACTGAAGAACACCGAGCATATTTATG CGGTTGCCATCTACACTGGTATGGAAACAAAGATGGCTCTCAACTACCAGTCCAAGACTCAGAAACGCTCTGCAGTGGAGAA GTCAATGAATGCCTACCTGATGGTGTACCTGTGCATCCTCATCAGCAAGGCGGTCATCAACACGCTGCTGAAATACGTCTGGCAGGCCGACCCCAACAGAGACGAGCCGTGGTACAACAACCGGACAGAAACTGAGAGATCGAGGCACATC gtgaTCCGGGCGTTTACAGATTTCTTGGCCTTCATGGTTCTGTTCAACTACATCATCCCCGTGTCCATGTACGTGACGGTGGAGATGCAGAAGTTCCTCGGCTCCTACTTCATCATGTGGGACGACGACATGTTCGACGAGGAGCTGGGAGAGAGAGCGGTAGTCAACACGTCGGACCTGAACGAGGAGCTGGGACAG GTAGAGTATGTGTTCACCGACAAGACAGGCACTCTGACGGAGAACAACATGGAGTTCATCGAGTGCTGTGTGGACGGACACGTTTACGTCGCTGATGCCATCTGTAACGGACAG GTGATGCCCGGTGCAACAAGTATGGACATGATCGACTCATCTCCAGGTCCCGGCGCCAGG GAGCACGAGGAGCTGTTTTTTCGGGCGCTGTGTCTGTGCCACACGGTgcaggtgaaggaggaggagacggtgGACGGCATCAAACACGGCATCCATCAGGGCAAGGCCACCTCTTTCtacatctcctcctctccggATGAGGTGGCGCTGGTGGAGGGCATGAAGAG GCTCGGGTTCACCTACCTGAGACTCAAAGACAGTCACATGGAGATCTTGAACAGGGAGGATGAGATTGAGAG GTTTGAGCTGCTGGAGGTTTTGACATTCGACTCAGTCAGACGGAGGATGAGCGTCATAGTCAGATCCAGCACTG gtGAGCTCTTTCTGTTCTGTAAAGGTGCAGACTCGTCAATCTTCCCCAGGGTTATCTCAGGCAAGGTGGCTCAGGTCAGAGCGCGGGTGGAGCACAACGCAGTG GAGGGTCTGAGGACACTTTGTGTTGCGTATCGGCCTCTGAGTCCAGAGCAGTACCAGGAGGTTTGCCACGTGCTGAATGGGGCCAAGTTGGCTCTACATGACCGAGACAAACGCCTGGCCGAGGCTTACGACTCAATCGAGAAAGACCTGATCCTGCTGGGAGCCACTGCTGTGGAGGACAG GCTCCAGGAAAAGGCGGCGGACACCATCGAGTCTCTGCACAAGGCGGGCATGAAGGTGTGGGTGCTGACGGGTGATAAGATGGAGACGGCGGCTGCAACCTGCTACGCCAGCAAGCTGTTTCACCGCAACACCCAGATCCTGGAGCTGACCACCAAGCGCACCGAGGAGCAGAGCCTGCACGACGTCCTGTTCGAACTGAGCAGGACCGTCCTGAGGCAGCACGGGGGAATGGCCCGGGACACCTTCTCTGGTTTATCAGGTGACTGCACTGACTTTGGGCTGATCATTGATGGAGCCACCCTCTCCGCAGTCATGAGGCCGGCCCAGGAGGACTCCAACTCAGGGAACTACAAAGAGATCTTCCTAGAAATCTGCCGCAACTGCAGCGCCGTGCTCTGCTGTCGGATGGCGCCTCTGCAGAAAGCACAG ATTGTGAAGCTGATCAAAGCCTCTGAAGAGCATCCCATCACTCTGGCCATTGGAGACGGAGCTAACGACGTCAGCATGATCCTGGAGGCCCACGTTGGCATCG GGATCATGGGTAAGGAGGGTCGTCAGGCGGTGAGGAACAGCGACTACGCCATCCCAAAGTTCAAACACCTCAAGAAGATGCTGCTCGTCCACGGACATTATTACTACATCCGCATATCAGAACTAGTGCAATACTTCTTCTACAAG AATGTCTGTTTCATCTTCCCCCAGTTCCTCTATCAGTTCTTCTGTGGCTTCTCACAACAG CCGCTGTTCGACACAGCCTACCTGACTCTGTACAACATCAGCTTCACCTCGCTGCCCATTCTGCTCTACAGCCTCATCGAGCAGCACATCAACATGGACATCCTGAAGAAGGACCCCTCGCTATACAG GGATATTGCTAAGAACTCTCTGCTGCGGTGGCCCATCTTCATCTACTGGACTTTCCTTGGTTTGTACGACGCCATCGTGATGTTCTTCGgtgcttacttcctgtttgacaACACCACCTTCACCAGCAACGGACAG CTAATGACAACCAACACACAGATG ATGTTTGGAAACTGGACATTTGGGACGCTGGTCTTCACTGTGCTGGTCTTCACTGTTACAttcaag tTGGCTCTGGATACTCATTACTGGACGTGGATCAACCATTTTGTCATCTGGGGCTCGCTGGTCTTCTTTGTGGTCTTCTCCCTGCTGTGGGGAGGAATCATCTG GCCCTTCCTGAACTACCAGAGGATGTACTATGTGTTCATGCAGATGTTGTCCAGCGGTCCGGCCTGGCTCAGTATAATCCTCCTGATAACGGCCAGTCTGCTGCCAGATGTGGTGAAGAAGGTGATCTGCCGGGCGCTGTGGCCCACCACCACCGAGCGCATACAG CATATGAGGGGTATTAAAGAGTCAGAGAGGACCCTGACCTACCACAGCTCAGACTCCTTAATAGATGGAATAGCGGTCACAGAAGCCTAG
- the atp11a gene encoding phospholipid-transporting ATPase IH isoform X5, with protein MGMDFSSLRTLISRYCVGEENWVDSRTIYIGHKEPPPGTEAFLQQRFPDNRIVSSKYTFWNFVPKNMFEQFRRVANFYFLIIFLVQLIIDTPTSPITSGLPLFFVITVTAIKQGYEDWLRHKADNSVNQCPVHVVQHGKVVRKQSRKLRVGDVVFMKENETFPCDLILLSTSRDDGTCFVTTASLDGESSHKTYYAVQDTKAYNTEEEVDSIQATIECEQPQPDLYKFVGRINVYMDNEPMARPLGAENLLLRGATLKNTEHIYAVAIYTGMETKMALNYQSKTQKRSAVEKSMNAYLMVYLCILISKAVINTLLKYVWQADPNRDEPWYNNRTETERSRHIVIRAFTDFLAFMVLFNYIIPVSMYVTVEMQKFLGSYFIMWDDDMFDEELGERAVVNTSDLNEELGQVEYVFTDKTGTLTENNMEFIECCVDGHVYVADAICNGQVMPGATSMDMIDSSPGPGAREHEELFFRALCLCHTVQVKEEETVDGIKHGIHQGKATSFYISSSPDEVALVEGMKRLGFTYLRLKDSHMEILNREDEIERFELLEVLTFDSVRRRMSVIVRSSTGELFLFCKGADSSIFPRVISGKVAQVRARVEHNAVEGLRTLCVAYRPLSPEQYQEVCHVLNGAKLALHDRDKRLAEAYDSIEKDLILLGATAVEDRLQEKAADTIESLHKAGMKVWVLTGDKMETAAATCYASKLFHRNTQILELTTKRTEEQSLHDVLFELSRTVLRQHGGMARDTFSGLSGDCTDFGLIIDGATLSAVMRPAQEDSNSGNYKEIFLEICRNCSAVLCCRMAPLQKAQIVKLIKASEEHPITLAIGDGANDVSMILEAHVGIGIMGKEGRQAVRNSDYAIPKFKHLKKMLLVHGHYYYIRISELVQYFFYKNVCFIFPQFLYQFFCGFSQQPLFDTAYLTLYNISFTSLPILLYSLIEQHINMDILKKDPSLYRDIAKNSLLRWPIFIYWTFLGLYDAIVMFFGAYFLFDNTTFTSNGQMFGNWTFGTLVFTVLVFTVTFKLALDTHYWTWINHFVIWGSLVFFVVFSLLWGGIIWPFLNYQRMYYVFMQMLSSGPAWLSIILLITASLLPDVVKKVICRALWPTTTERIQTKRRCLASEPSTIFMLSQTSSRISF; from the exons ATGGGGATGGATTTCAGCAGTCTGCGGACCCTCATCAGCAGATAT TGTGTTGGTGAGGAGAACTGGGTGGACAGCAGGACAATTTACATCGGACACAAGGAGCCTCCTCCAGGAACAGAGGCCTTCCTTCAGCAGAGATTCCCCGACAACAGAATAGTCTCCTCCAAg TACACATTTTGGAACTTCGTCCCTAAGAATATGTTCGAGCAGTTCAGGAGAGTCGCCAACTTCTACTTTCTCATCATATTTCTGGTTCAG TTGATCATAGACACTCCCACCAGCCCCATCACCAGCGGGCTGCCGCTCTTCTTCGTCATCACAGTCACCGCCATAAAACAG GGTTACGAGGACTGGTTGAGACACAAAGCAGACAACTCCGTCAACCAGTGTCCTGTCCACGTGGTGCAGCACGGGAAGGTGGTCCGCAAACAAAGTCGCAAACTcagg gttggGGATGTCGTCTtcatgaaagaaaatgagacGTTTCCCTGTGACCTCATCCTCCTTTCCACGTCTCGAGATGACGGCACCTGCTTTGTTACGACAGCCAGTCTGGACGGGGAGAGTAGCCACAAG ACTTACTATGCAGTCCAGGACACCAAAGCCTacaacacagaggaggaggtggactCCATCCAGGCGACGATTGAATGTGAACAACCACAGCCAGACCTGTACAA ATTCGTGGGCCGCATCAACGTCTACATGGACAATGAGCCCATGGCCAG GCCGTTAGGAGCAGAGAACCTGCTGCTGCGAGGAGCCACACTGAAGAACACCGAGCATATTTATG CGGTTGCCATCTACACTGGTATGGAAACAAAGATGGCTCTCAACTACCAGTCCAAGACTCAGAAACGCTCTGCAGTGGAGAA GTCAATGAATGCCTACCTGATGGTGTACCTGTGCATCCTCATCAGCAAGGCGGTCATCAACACGCTGCTGAAATACGTCTGGCAGGCCGACCCCAACAGAGACGAGCCGTGGTACAACAACCGGACAGAAACTGAGAGATCGAGGCACATC gtgaTCCGGGCGTTTACAGATTTCTTGGCCTTCATGGTTCTGTTCAACTACATCATCCCCGTGTCCATGTACGTGACGGTGGAGATGCAGAAGTTCCTCGGCTCCTACTTCATCATGTGGGACGACGACATGTTCGACGAGGAGCTGGGAGAGAGAGCGGTAGTCAACACGTCGGACCTGAACGAGGAGCTGGGACAG GTAGAGTATGTGTTCACCGACAAGACAGGCACTCTGACGGAGAACAACATGGAGTTCATCGAGTGCTGTGTGGACGGACACGTTTACGTCGCTGATGCCATCTGTAACGGACAG GTGATGCCCGGTGCAACAAGTATGGACATGATCGACTCATCTCCAGGTCCCGGCGCCAGG GAGCACGAGGAGCTGTTTTTTCGGGCGCTGTGTCTGTGCCACACGGTgcaggtgaaggaggaggagacggtgGACGGCATCAAACACGGCATCCATCAGGGCAAGGCCACCTCTTTCtacatctcctcctctccggATGAGGTGGCGCTGGTGGAGGGCATGAAGAG GCTCGGGTTCACCTACCTGAGACTCAAAGACAGTCACATGGAGATCTTGAACAGGGAGGATGAGATTGAGAG GTTTGAGCTGCTGGAGGTTTTGACATTCGACTCAGTCAGACGGAGGATGAGCGTCATAGTCAGATCCAGCACTG gtGAGCTCTTTCTGTTCTGTAAAGGTGCAGACTCGTCAATCTTCCCCAGGGTTATCTCAGGCAAGGTGGCTCAGGTCAGAGCGCGGGTGGAGCACAACGCAGTG GAGGGTCTGAGGACACTTTGTGTTGCGTATCGGCCTCTGAGTCCAGAGCAGTACCAGGAGGTTTGCCACGTGCTGAATGGGGCCAAGTTGGCTCTACATGACCGAGACAAACGCCTGGCCGAGGCTTACGACTCAATCGAGAAAGACCTGATCCTGCTGGGAGCCACTGCTGTGGAGGACAG GCTCCAGGAAAAGGCGGCGGACACCATCGAGTCTCTGCACAAGGCGGGCATGAAGGTGTGGGTGCTGACGGGTGATAAGATGGAGACGGCGGCTGCAACCTGCTACGCCAGCAAGCTGTTTCACCGCAACACCCAGATCCTGGAGCTGACCACCAAGCGCACCGAGGAGCAGAGCCTGCACGACGTCCTGTTCGAACTGAGCAGGACCGTCCTGAGGCAGCACGGGGGAATGGCCCGGGACACCTTCTCTGGTTTATCAGGTGACTGCACTGACTTTGGGCTGATCATTGATGGAGCCACCCTCTCCGCAGTCATGAGGCCGGCCCAGGAGGACTCCAACTCAGGGAACTACAAAGAGATCTTCCTAGAAATCTGCCGCAACTGCAGCGCCGTGCTCTGCTGTCGGATGGCGCCTCTGCAGAAAGCACAG ATTGTGAAGCTGATCAAAGCCTCTGAAGAGCATCCCATCACTCTGGCCATTGGAGACGGAGCTAACGACGTCAGCATGATCCTGGAGGCCCACGTTGGCATCG GGATCATGGGTAAGGAGGGTCGTCAGGCGGTGAGGAACAGCGACTACGCCATCCCAAAGTTCAAACACCTCAAGAAGATGCTGCTCGTCCACGGACATTATTACTACATCCGCATATCAGAACTAGTGCAATACTTCTTCTACAAG AATGTCTGTTTCATCTTCCCCCAGTTCCTCTATCAGTTCTTCTGTGGCTTCTCACAACAG CCGCTGTTCGACACAGCCTACCTGACTCTGTACAACATCAGCTTCACCTCGCTGCCCATTCTGCTCTACAGCCTCATCGAGCAGCACATCAACATGGACATCCTGAAGAAGGACCCCTCGCTATACAG GGATATTGCTAAGAACTCTCTGCTGCGGTGGCCCATCTTCATCTACTGGACTTTCCTTGGTTTGTACGACGCCATCGTGATGTTCTTCGgtgcttacttcctgtttgacaACACCACCTTCACCAGCAACGGACAG ATGTTTGGAAACTGGACATTTGGGACGCTGGTCTTCACTGTGCTGGTCTTCACTGTTACAttcaag tTGGCTCTGGATACTCATTACTGGACGTGGATCAACCATTTTGTCATCTGGGGCTCGCTGGTCTTCTTTGTGGTCTTCTCCCTGCTGTGGGGAGGAATCATCTG GCCCTTCCTGAACTACCAGAGGATGTACTATGTGTTCATGCAGATGTTGTCCAGCGGTCCGGCCTGGCTCAGTATAATCCTCCTGATAACGGCCAGTCTGCTGCCAGATGTGGTGAAGAAGGTGATCTGCCGGGCGCTGTGGCCCACCACCACCGAGCGCATACAG ACTAAGCGTCGCTGCCTTGCCTCCGAGCCCTCCACCATCTTTATGCTGTCTCAGACTTCCAGCAGAATCAGTTTCTAA